From a single Alloactinosynnema sp. L-07 genomic region:
- a CDS encoding substrate-binding domain-containing protein encodes MSKKRMLVAASAALAALALASGSAQADPTGAPTYRELVGTGSDTTQTVMNGLADAITINGVKVLGSYDARGSVQITTKDAATNPNCTVARPEGSTPGVNLLKANMASGDGCVQFARSSSNNATANPTLRYIPFSVDALTYAVRGDSTVPKKLTKAQLTSIYTCASTTFKPLAPQFGSGTRQFFVRQVMPAGTVDSATLFGPGGTYPCVTDKDAANEGIQEHVGTYLTDVKHLLPYSIAVYNSQIYGQAPAAQGKAVLGVLDNIQPSNLNTSSTMKRDVYNVIPADKIAEEPYASVFVGSNSLICARQDVITRYGFGVAANCGQPLVP; translated from the coding sequence GTGAGCAAGAAGCGTATGCTCGTCGCGGCTTCGGCCGCTCTCGCGGCGCTGGCTCTCGCGTCTGGCTCGGCCCAGGCCGACCCGACCGGCGCCCCGACCTACCGTGAGCTCGTCGGCACCGGCTCCGACACCACCCAGACCGTCATGAACGGCCTGGCCGACGCCATCACCATCAACGGCGTCAAGGTTCTTGGTTCGTACGACGCCCGTGGTTCGGTGCAGATCACCACCAAGGACGCCGCGACCAACCCGAACTGCACCGTGGCGCGCCCCGAGGGCTCGACCCCCGGTGTCAACCTGCTCAAGGCCAACATGGCCTCGGGCGACGGCTGTGTGCAGTTCGCCCGTTCGTCGTCGAACAACGCGACGGCCAACCCGACCCTGCGCTACATCCCGTTCTCGGTCGACGCGCTGACCTACGCGGTCCGCGGCGACAGCACGGTGCCGAAGAAGCTGACCAAGGCGCAGCTGACCTCGATCTACACCTGTGCGAGCACCACCTTCAAGCCGCTGGCCCCGCAGTTCGGCTCTGGCACGCGTCAGTTCTTCGTCCGCCAGGTCATGCCCGCGGGCACCGTCGACTCGGCCACGCTGTTCGGCCCCGGCGGCACCTACCCGTGTGTCACCGACAAGGACGCCGCGAACGAGGGCATCCAGGAGCACGTCGGCACCTACCTGACCGACGTCAAGCACCTGCTGCCCTACTCGATCGCGGTCTACAACTCGCAGATCTACGGCCAGGCGCCTGCCGCGCAGGGCAAGGCCGTGCTGGGCGTGCTCGACAACATCCAGCCGAGCAACCTGAACACCTCGTCGACGATGAAGCGTGACGTCTACAACGTGATCCCGGCCGACAAGATCGCCGAAGAGCCGTACGCGAGCGTCTTCGTCGGCTCGAACTCGCTCATCTGCGCCCGTCAGGACGTCATCACCCGCTACGGCTTCGGTGTCGCCGCCAACTGTGGCCAGCCGCTCGTCCCGTAG